In the Pongo abelii isolate AG06213 chromosome 9, NHGRI_mPonAbe1-v2.0_pri, whole genome shotgun sequence genome, CTcacgaggaggaagaggaagggcagCGGCAGGTGGAACATTGGGGGAGGGTGTCCAGGCCCCTACACCCAGGAGGTGTAGAACAAAAGAAGGAATCTTTTGAAGGGGGAAGGATCCATCCCCAGAGTACTTGAGGGCTTCATAGGGCCAGAGTGGGTAGGGAGAGAAAGTCAGAGGTGAGGGCGTCTCTGAGGAGCCCAAAGGTTGAGAGCAGGATGGAGTAGAAAGGGAATGGGGTCTCACAGggtttgggaggagaagggggaaggtCCAAGGCCCTGGGGACGGTTCCAGGAGGTGAGTGAAAGACAAGACAGAAAGGTGGGAATTCGCCATGGGGGGAGGGGAGGTCGTGGAGTGGGATGGGGGAAGCCCCCGCGGGGGCGCTAAGGGACAGCTATTTCAGAAGATAGGGGAAATCAGGCCGGgagtggtgtctcacacctgtaatcctagcacttcgggaggccgaggcgggtggttcacctgaggtcaggagttcgagacaatctgaacaacagggtgaaaccccgtctctactaaaaatgcaatagCCGGGGGTGGtagctcgcacctgtagtcccagctactcaggaggctgaggcagtagaatcgcttgaacccgggaggcggaggctgcagtgagcagagattgcgacactgcactccagcctgggcgacacagaaagactccgtctcaaacaaacaaacaaacaaacaaacaaaacaatgccTCGGGACTGTCCCGGGAGGTGAGGCCCCCACGATTGGCGAGAAAGGCCACGAGGGCCTTCTGAAGGGATGAgccgggcgggcggcggggaggggTCTGGCAGGCAGGAAATAAAGCAATACTCTCAGACCAGCCGGACGGGGGTTGCCATGGGGGTAGCGGGGGATGTCAGGCCCGGCCGGGCCAGCGGTCACCTTGATCGGGGCCATGGCTGCAGCGGCTCTGCTGAAACTGCGGACCCCGCCAGACGCCCACCCTCCTTCACTGCACCGTCTtgctgccgctgccgctgccaGAAACTGACCGCCGGCCCCACCGACGAGTATATAGCCCGCTGAGCGTCTCAGGGCGCACACGCCAGCTAGTCCCATACCCGCCCCACGGCCACTTCCACTCCGCCCCCTGGCTGGGGCCACCGCAGCAGGCGGGGCACCGCTGGCAGCACAGCGGCGACACCCTGGGGAAGGCGGGCCTGGGCCGCCTCTACTGCGCAGGCGCGAGCGGCCACCCGCAAAACACAGCTTCCGGGACCGACGCCTCGTTTGCACTGGGGGCTGGACAGCAGACGCAACTACAAATGGGGCAGAGCTTTCGGCACTGGAGCAGCTAATTTGCATATAGGAATGAGGCGCGGCTCGGCTTCCATGGGCATAATTTACAGATAGGGCAGTATTTCTGCTCCTTAACCGAAAGCGGGATACAGAAAACGACGGTGTTAGGCGCCTGTGTAGgagtaaaatatgtttattttgcatTCAACGAGAGCCCCTGCATTGCAGCTATTTTGCATATGATTTGCATCTCACGAAGAATTTGTggcaaaaaaaaagctgggcgtgcgCCGTAGGAACCTCCTGCTGAGACGCTTCCGGTAGCGGCGCGTGACCTGACAGGTCTTTCACCTACCTACCTCAGCTCCCACAAGCACGAGAAGTTCCAGCAGGTTCGCCACTTCCGGTTCTCCTGGCCATCCAATAGCATCGAGTGGAGCATCCCCGGAAGTGACGCAGAGGAGGACGACCTCTTTCCGGTTCCGGCCTGGCGAGAGCTTGTGTGGCAACATGAAACTGCTCACCCACAATCTGCTGAGCTCGCATGTGCGGGGGGTGGGGTCCCGTGGCTTCCCCCTGCGCCTCCAGGTACCCGCCGGCGGCAGTCTTCCCTTTTCGGGCGGGATGGTGGGCCAGGGTCCAGTGCTTGCCTAACTAAACTCCTCTGCCCTGCAGGCCACCGAGGTCCGTATCTGCCCTGTGGAATTCAACCCCAACTTCGTGGCGCGTATGATACCTAAGGTGGAGTGGTCGGCGTTCCTGGAGGCGGCCGATAACGTGAGGATCCTTACCCCACCCGAGCATATCCCGGGGAGTGCGGGGCGGGCACACCTCAGCCGGGCTGAGGCGGGAGTTCGGGATGCCCGGAGATAATTTCGGCCTCTTGCCCACAGTTGCGCCTGATCCAGGTGCCTAAAGGGCCGGTTGAGGGATATGAGGAGAATGAGGAGTTTCTGAGGACCATGCACCACCTGCTGCTGGAGGTGAGAAGCGGCCCATCACTTGCTTCCCGGGCCACCTGCCTCCCGCACTGAGGCTGCCAGTGCTCAGCTCTGTCCCTCCCCGCCCGCAGGTGGAAGTGATAGAGGGCACCCTGCAGTGCCCGGAATCTGGACGTATGTTCCCCATCAGCCGCGGGATCCCCAACATGCTACTGAgtgaagaggaaactgagagttGATTGTGCCAGGCGCCGGTTTTTCTTGTTATGACTGTGTGTATTTTTGTTGATATATACCGTTTCCGAATTCTGCCGTGTGTATCCCCAACCCTTGACCCAATGACACCAAACACACAGTGTTCTTGAGCtcgatattatatattttt is a window encoding:
- the TRMT112 gene encoding multifunctional methyltransferase subunit TRM112-like protein, translating into MKLLTHNLLSSHVRGVGSRGFPLRLQATEVRICPVEFNPNFVARMIPKVEWSAFLEAADNLRLIQVPKGPVEGYEENEEFLRTMHHLLLEVEVIEGTLQCPESGRMFPISRGIPNMLLSEEETES